One part of the Gemmatimonadaceae bacterium genome encodes these proteins:
- a CDS encoding carbonic anhydrase, which produces MNNLQRLFENNKRFVEEITASDPDFFRRRAEKQEPHFLFIGCADSRVPIEMLTGVAPGEMFVHRNIANQAMPADLNLLSVLQYAVDVLDVKHVIVCGHLGCGGVKAAMSDASFGLVDHWLAGVRELVRRHKDELDALPDDDRRADRLTELNVLRQVHQLSRTPIVQGAWKRGRRPLLHGLVYDIKDGLLRKLVLSVDSPETARTLLESDRKSVGF; this is translated from the coding sequence GTGAACAACCTCCAACGCCTGTTCGAGAACAACAAGCGCTTCGTCGAAGAGATCACGGCGAGCGACCCCGACTTCTTCCGTCGCCGCGCGGAAAAGCAGGAACCGCACTTTCTCTTCATCGGCTGCGCCGACTCGCGCGTCCCCATCGAGATGCTCACCGGTGTGGCGCCGGGCGAGATGTTCGTGCACCGCAACATTGCCAACCAGGCAATGCCGGCCGACCTGAACCTCCTCTCGGTGCTGCAGTACGCGGTTGACGTGCTCGACGTGAAGCACGTGATCGTCTGCGGCCACCTGGGGTGCGGGGGCGTGAAGGCGGCCATGAGCGACGCCTCGTTCGGCCTGGTCGATCACTGGCTGGCGGGGGTCCGCGAGCTCGTCAGGCGCCACAAGGACGAACTCGACGCGCTCCCCGACGACGACCGCCGCGCCGACCGCCTCACGGAGTTGAATGTGCTCCGTCAGGTGCACCAGCTCTCGCGCACGCCGATCGTGCAAGGCGCATGGAAGCGCGGCCGTCGCCCCCTGCTCCACGGCCTGGTCTACGACATCAAGGACGGCCTGCTGCGGAAGCTCGTCCTGAGCGTCGACAGCCCCGAGACCGCGCGCACGCTGCTGGAGTCGGACCGGAAGAGCGTGGGGTTCTAG
- a CDS encoding SulP family inorganic anion transporter, which produces MMPVSVLSIFGDRTPGPDDDGGETESFRFSETWRADVPASVVVFLIAVPLCLGIALASGAPLFSGIISGIIGGLVVGFISQSQLMVSGPAAGLTAIVLSAIATLGSFRAFLVSVVLAGVLQVVLGLVGAGVIGYVVPMAVIKGMLASIGIILILKQIPHALGYDANFQGDEAFRQSNAETTFSSLGTALERIHPGALLLSTLALVLLIVWDKTRLKKLKLLPGPLAVVVLATVLNSLFATVAPSLQLTEGHLVSLPVARSFEELSALFVVPDWAAIANPDVWRIAVTIGVVASLESLLSLSATNRIDPYRREPSTNRELVAQGIGNSLSGLVGGLPVTGVIVRSAANVDAGARTKWSAILHGGLLLTAALTIPAVLNLVPVAPLAAILLYTGFKLAHPRLLRHAWSQGLFQFIPFVITVVAILLTDLLVGIGVGLAVGLTFVLIEHLKAPCFSVVSPKGSVLTRLRLNDNVNFLNKASLATTLEAMPPGSRIEIDGRNCKRIDHDVLELIYEYGETARLRRIELRLVGLPEQSIMPGH; this is translated from the coding sequence ATGATGCCCGTTTCGGTGCTCTCCATCTTCGGGGATCGGACTCCGGGCCCGGACGACGACGGGGGTGAGACCGAGAGCTTCCGCTTCTCGGAGACGTGGCGCGCCGACGTCCCGGCGTCAGTCGTGGTCTTCCTGATCGCCGTCCCTCTCTGCCTCGGTATCGCGCTGGCATCGGGGGCTCCGCTCTTCTCGGGGATCATCTCGGGGATCATCGGCGGGCTGGTGGTGGGCTTCATCTCGCAGTCGCAACTGATGGTGAGCGGCCCCGCCGCCGGGCTCACCGCCATCGTGCTGAGTGCCATCGCCACGCTGGGCTCCTTCCGCGCCTTTCTCGTCTCGGTGGTGCTGGCCGGGGTGCTGCAGGTGGTGCTGGGCCTCGTGGGCGCAGGGGTGATTGGGTACGTGGTGCCGATGGCGGTCATCAAGGGGATGCTGGCGTCCATCGGCATCATCCTCATCCTCAAGCAGATCCCGCACGCGCTGGGGTACGACGCCAACTTCCAGGGCGATGAAGCGTTCCGGCAGTCGAACGCCGAGACGACGTTTTCGTCGCTCGGCACCGCGCTGGAGCGCATTCATCCGGGGGCGCTGCTGCTCAGCACTCTGGCGCTCGTCCTGCTGATCGTGTGGGACAAGACGCGCCTCAAGAAGCTCAAGCTCCTTCCCGGTCCGCTGGCGGTGGTGGTGCTGGCCACGGTGCTGAACTCGCTGTTCGCGACCGTCGCCCCGTCGTTGCAACTGACGGAAGGGCACCTCGTGTCGCTCCCGGTCGCCCGTTCCTTCGAGGAGCTGTCGGCGCTCTTCGTCGTCCCGGACTGGGCGGCGATCGCCAACCCGGACGTGTGGCGCATTGCCGTGACCATCGGCGTGGTGGCGAGCCTCGAGTCGCTCCTGTCGCTGAGCGCCACCAACCGCATCGATCCGTATCGGCGCGAACCGTCGACCAACCGGGAACTGGTCGCCCAGGGAATCGGCAACTCGCTGTCGGGGCTCGTGGGCGGGCTCCCGGTAACGGGGGTGATCGTCCGGAGCGCGGCGAACGTGGACGCGGGGGCGCGCACCAAGTGGTCGGCGATCCTTCATGGCGGGCTCCTCCTGACCGCGGCCCTGACGATTCCCGCGGTGCTGAACCTCGTTCCCGTGGCGCCGCTCGCCGCGATCCTGCTCTATACCGGCTTCAAGCTCGCGCACCCTCGCCTGCTGCGACACGCGTGGTCGCAGGGGTTGTTCCAGTTCATTCCGTTCGTGATCACCGTCGTCGCCATCCTGCTCACCGACCTGCTGGTGGGGATTGGTGTCGGGCTGGCGGTAGGCCTCACCTTCGTCCTCATCGAGCACCTCAAGGCGCCATGCTTCAGCGTGGTGAGTCCCAAGGGGAGTGTGCTGACGCGACTGCGGCTCAACGACAACGTGAACTTCCTCAACAAGGCCTCGCTCGCCACGACGCTGGAGGCGATGCCGCCGGGGAGTCGCATCGAGATCGATGGGCGCAACTGCAAGCGGATCGACCATGACGTCCTCGAGCTGATCTACGAGTACGGCGAAACGGCGCGGCTGCGCCGCATCGAGCTCCGCCTCGTGGGACTGCCGGAACAATCCATCATGCCCGGGCACTGA
- a CDS encoding MBL fold metallo-hydrolase, with amino-acid sequence MQVTILGSGSRGNAVVLEADGARVLVDAGFNAKTLATRMATAEIAPESIAAVVLTHEHTDHVSGVCTAARRWGWKIYATPGTIAGTAGLPALRPHAIDPRDALVLDTMTVRCVRTPHDASEPIALVVDAPASGTRVGIAYDLGHVPAGIEHAMRELDALILESNHDEEMLRAGPYPKVVQDRIAGSHGHLSNRAAADLARQIAHRSMRHLVLAHLSENNNTPEAARGAVDLALRATPFRGSLTVATQNAITAFRVERARRVEQLSLF; translated from the coding sequence ATGCAGGTCACGATCCTGGGGAGCGGGAGCCGCGGCAATGCCGTGGTGCTGGAAGCCGATGGCGCGCGCGTCCTCGTGGACGCCGGCTTCAACGCCAAGACGCTGGCCACGCGCATGGCGACCGCCGAGATCGCCCCCGAATCGATCGCCGCGGTGGTCCTCACCCACGAACACACCGACCACGTGAGCGGAGTCTGCACCGCCGCGCGTCGCTGGGGGTGGAAGATCTACGCGACGCCAGGGACCATCGCGGGAACGGCGGGGCTCCCTGCGCTGCGCCCGCACGCCATAGACCCGCGCGACGCGCTGGTCCTGGACACGATGACCGTTCGCTGCGTCCGCACCCCGCACGACGCGAGTGAACCCATCGCCCTCGTCGTCGACGCCCCCGCCTCGGGAACGCGGGTCGGGATCGCCTACGACCTGGGGCACGTCCCCGCGGGAATCGAGCACGCCATGCGAGAGCTGGACGCACTCATCCTCGAGTCGAACCACGACGAGGAGATGCTGCGCGCCGGCCCGTACCCCAAGGTGGTGCAGGACCGCATCGCCGGCTCGCATGGACACCTGAGCAACCGCGCCGCCGCCGACCTCGCCCGCCAGATCGCGCACCGCAGCATGCGTCACCTCGTGCTGGCGCACCTGTCGGAGAACAACAACACCCCCGAGGCGGCGCGCGGCGCCGTCGACCTCGCGCTGCGCGCCACGCCGTTCCGAGGCTCCCTCACCGTCGCCACGCAGAACGCGATCACCGCCTTCCGCGTGGAGCGTGCGCGCCGCGTCGAACAGCTCTCGCTCTTCTGA
- a CDS encoding mannose-1-phosphate guanylyltransferase: protein MKRWVVILAGGVGSRFWPLSTPTRPKQLLPLIDAQPLLRNTVDRLLPLASADRILILTNASLVEPIHALVPEIPRANLIAEPKPAGTAAALAWAAALIAARDGDNAVMLSVHADWAIADAQGFRDALERAATVAESQEALVTVGVVPSRPDPGFGYIRQGEALPGDETGARRVAQFVEKPSRDRAESMVRDGYLWNSGIFVWRVGDFLREVRAHTPEVAPALEQAHGDIVRFFSNVQSISVDVGVLERTDKVVVIPGSFGWDDVGTWAALARVRRLDAQGNASNGPVNVVDAHHNVVHAEAGDVVLYGVRDLVVVVRDGLTLITTTERAADLKTLLDQLPTAVRDRT from the coding sequence ATGAAGCGCTGGGTCGTGATCCTTGCCGGCGGCGTCGGTTCGCGCTTCTGGCCGCTCAGCACGCCGACGCGCCCCAAGCAGCTGCTGCCGCTCATCGATGCCCAGCCCCTGCTGCGCAACACGGTCGATCGCCTCCTCCCGCTGGCGAGCGCCGATCGCATCCTGATCCTCACGAACGCGTCGCTGGTCGAGCCCATTCACGCGCTCGTCCCGGAGATTCCTCGCGCCAACCTCATCGCCGAACCCAAGCCGGCGGGAACGGCGGCCGCGCTCGCCTGGGCGGCGGCACTCATCGCCGCGCGCGACGGCGACAACGCGGTGATGCTCTCGGTTCACGCCGACTGGGCCATTGCCGACGCGCAGGGTTTTCGCGACGCACTCGAACGCGCCGCCACGGTCGCCGAGTCACAGGAAGCGCTGGTCACGGTGGGGGTGGTCCCCTCGCGTCCGGATCCGGGCTTTGGCTACATCCGTCAGGGCGAGGCACTGCCTGGTGACGAAACCGGGGCCCGGCGCGTGGCGCAGTTCGTGGAGAAGCCATCGCGCGATCGCGCCGAGTCAATGGTGCGCGATGGGTACCTGTGGAACTCGGGGATCTTCGTCTGGCGCGTGGGTGACTTCCTGCGCGAGGTGCGTGCGCACACGCCGGAGGTTGCGCCGGCGCTGGAGCAGGCGCACGGCGACATCGTGCGCTTCTTCTCCAACGTGCAGTCGATCTCGGTGGACGTCGGTGTCCTCGAGCGCACCGACAAGGTCGTGGTGATCCCCGGATCGTTTGGGTGGGACGACGTGGGGACCTGGGCGGCGCTGGCGCGCGTACGGCGTCTGGACGCGCAGGGGAACGCCTCCAACGGTCCTGTGAATGTCGTCGACGCGCACCACAACGTGGTGCACGCGGAGGCGGGCGATGTGGTGCTGTACGGCGTGCGCGACCTCGTCGTGGTCGTGCGCGATGGCCTCACGCTCATCACGACGACGGAACGCGCAGCCGACCTCAAGACGCTGCTCGACCAACTCCCGACAGCCGTCCGCGACCGGACGTGA
- a CDS encoding response regulator, which produces MGQRRHVLVADDEPHIGRIIKMKLEQGPFRVTLAFDGREAIEVLERTDDIALVLLDVMMPHLSGFDVLSHMRASERWRDTPCIVLTAAGQEAQHQRAIALGATEFMTKPFSPKKLYLRTAELAGVSVSPTSEGEG; this is translated from the coding sequence GTGGGCCAGCGCCGGCACGTGCTCGTGGCCGATGACGAACCACATATCGGCCGCATCATCAAGATGAAGCTCGAGCAGGGCCCGTTCCGGGTCACGCTGGCCTTCGACGGGCGCGAAGCCATCGAGGTTCTCGAACGAACAGACGACATCGCCCTCGTCCTCCTCGACGTCATGATGCCACACCTGTCGGGGTTCGACGTCCTCTCGCACATGCGCGCGAGCGAGCGCTGGCGCGACACACCCTGCATCGTCCTCACTGCCGCCGGGCAGGAGGCGCAACACCAGCGCGCCATCGCCCTCGGCGCCACGGAGTTCATGACGAAACCGTTCAGCCCAAAGAAGCTCTACCTGCGCACCGCCGAGTTGGCGGGAGTCTCGGTGTCGCCAACCAGCGAGGGTGAGGGATGA
- a CDS encoding roadblock/LC7 domain-containing protein, giving the protein MPTIRELVGALAQRDGVEGVILLGRDGLVIDGRTATSLDAELLAAHVPALVAAAEELAVHAQRGPLVTSVLEYERGFALVSALSSEAVLLVLVHPSANVGSILFDLRRHRGHIASLV; this is encoded by the coding sequence ATGCCTACCATTCGCGAGCTGGTCGGAGCCCTGGCCCAGCGTGACGGCGTCGAGGGGGTCATCCTCCTTGGCCGGGACGGCCTCGTCATCGATGGCCGCACCGCCACGTCGCTCGACGCCGAGCTTCTCGCGGCCCACGTCCCCGCCCTCGTTGCCGCCGCCGAAGAGCTGGCGGTGCACGCTCAGCGCGGCCCCCTGGTTACCTCGGTGCTGGAGTACGAGCGCGGCTTCGCGCTCGTCAGCGCCCTGTCGAGCGAGGCCGTCCTGCTGGTGCTCGTACACCCGTCGGCGAACGTCGGCTCGATCCTGTTCGACTTGCGGCGGCATCGCGGCCACATCGCCTCGCTCGTCTAG
- the serS gene encoding serine--tRNA ligase: MHDFRVLRDQVDLLRSAMRRREKLEALAPLIDRGAALDVERRATIQAVEERKAARNANAQEVARRKKAKEDADDLIAHGRQLGDEIGRLEGELARAEQELQGILLELPNIPLDEVPDGDETHNRIEKTWGEPRASEGVKPHWEVAEALGILDLARGAKIAGSGFLVLRGLGARLTRALMNCFIDIHTREHGYEEVWVPVVVNRASMTGTGQLPKFEDDMYGVSGEDLFLVPTAEVPVTNLYRDEMLDAGDLPRGFVAYTPCFRKEAGAAGKDTRGLLRLHQFDKVEIVRYAAPEHGAEEHERLTRHAETLLERLGLPYRRVLLAAGDTGQSSAKTWDLEAWAPGVGKWLEVSSCSTFTDYQARRSNIRYRPAPGEKPRFVYTLNGSGLAFPRVIACLLEHYQQADGSVSVPEVLRPYLGTDVIR; this comes from the coding sequence ATGCATGATTTCCGGGTACTCCGCGACCAGGTCGACCTGTTGCGGAGCGCGATGCGTCGCCGCGAGAAGCTCGAGGCGCTGGCGCCGCTCATCGATCGCGGCGCCGCCCTCGACGTCGAGCGTCGCGCCACCATCCAGGCGGTCGAGGAGCGCAAGGCGGCGCGCAACGCCAACGCGCAGGAAGTCGCCAGGCGCAAGAAGGCCAAGGAGGATGCCGACGACCTCATCGCGCATGGTCGCCAGCTTGGCGACGAGATCGGTCGCCTCGAGGGAGAACTCGCGCGCGCCGAGCAGGAGTTGCAGGGGATCCTCCTCGAACTCCCCAACATCCCGCTCGACGAAGTGCCCGACGGCGACGAGACGCACAACCGCATCGAGAAGACGTGGGGCGAGCCGCGAGCGTCGGAGGGGGTGAAGCCGCACTGGGAAGTGGCGGAGGCGCTCGGCATCCTGGACCTGGCGCGCGGCGCCAAGATCGCGGGGTCCGGCTTTCTGGTGCTGCGTGGCCTTGGCGCACGCCTCACGCGTGCCCTGATGAACTGCTTCATCGACATCCACACGCGCGAGCACGGCTATGAGGAAGTGTGGGTCCCGGTCGTCGTCAATCGCGCGTCGATGACGGGAACGGGTCAGCTCCCGAAGTTCGAGGACGACATGTACGGCGTGAGCGGCGAGGACCTGTTCCTCGTTCCCACCGCCGAGGTCCCCGTCACCAATCTCTATCGCGACGAGATGCTCGACGCGGGTGACCTGCCGCGCGGCTTCGTGGCCTATACGCCCTGCTTTCGCAAGGAAGCGGGGGCAGCAGGAAAAGACACACGCGGGCTGTTGCGCCTGCACCAGTTCGACAAGGTCGAGATCGTGCGCTACGCCGCGCCGGAGCATGGCGCGGAAGAACACGAACGCCTCACGCGGCATGCCGAGACGTTGCTCGAGCGCCTCGGGTTGCCGTATCGGCGTGTCCTGCTTGCGGCTGGCGACACGGGGCAGAGCAGCGCCAAGACGTGGGACCTCGAGGCGTGGGCCCCCGGCGTCGGCAAGTGGCTCGAGGTCTCGTCGTGCTCGACGTTCACCGACTACCAGGCGCGCCGGTCGAACATCCGCTATCGCCCCGCCCCGGGCGAGAAGCCGCGATTCGTCTACACATTGAATGGATCCGGGCTCGCCTTCCCGCGCGTCATCGCCTGCCTCCTCGAGCACTATCAGCAGGCCGATGGCTCGGTTTCGGTCCCCGAAGTCCTCCGCCCGTATCTCGGGACGGACGTGATTCGCTAG
- a CDS encoding HAMP domain-containing histidine kinase, protein MRRRATWVVGVVVALVLGSYVLYTQRVVSRLRAEAGREGRMYAQVYRALTDTASNPLGALFELSDHIRRSGVPVIVTDRSGRPTAAANLPFLGPDSSFKPDDPRLTQWIIRLDEENEPVSEPNIGTVHFGHTPLVRELRVVPLLQAGVLGLVLLAALYIFRTRAHADRERVWAGMARESAHQLGTPLSSLSGWIELLRERDADPLTTRALDHMQGDLERLERVAHRFERIGRPPNREEVDVGKIVHRVADYFRARVPSLAHAVTIETYIHEGPLVAQGDPVLIEWVLEALIKNAIDALAGNGGRVRIGVKRTPEAIKLMVADDGPGVPRDLRKRIFEAGFSTKQHGWGLGLALTRRIVEESHGGTLNLLPTDRGAVFQIILPA, encoded by the coding sequence ATGCGGCGCCGCGCCACGTGGGTCGTGGGCGTGGTGGTGGCGCTCGTGCTGGGGTCCTACGTCCTCTACACGCAGCGCGTGGTCTCGCGCCTGCGCGCCGAGGCCGGGCGGGAAGGGCGCATGTACGCGCAGGTCTATCGCGCTCTCACCGACACGGCCAGCAATCCGCTCGGCGCGCTCTTTGAACTCTCCGATCACATCAGGCGCTCAGGCGTTCCGGTCATCGTCACCGACCGCTCGGGGCGACCGACGGCGGCGGCGAACCTTCCCTTTCTGGGCCCCGATTCCTCCTTCAAGCCGGACGATCCTCGCCTGACGCAATGGATCATCCGGCTCGATGAGGAGAACGAACCGGTGAGCGAGCCGAACATCGGCACGGTGCACTTCGGGCATACGCCGCTCGTGCGTGAACTGCGCGTTGTCCCGCTCCTGCAGGCCGGCGTGCTCGGCCTCGTGCTGCTGGCGGCGCTGTACATCTTCCGCACGAGGGCGCACGCCGATCGCGAGCGCGTCTGGGCGGGGATGGCGCGCGAGTCTGCGCACCAGTTGGGCACTCCCCTGTCGAGCCTCAGTGGATGGATCGAGCTGCTGCGCGAGCGCGATGCCGACCCGCTCACCACGCGCGCCCTCGATCACATGCAGGGCGATCTCGAGCGCCTGGAGCGCGTGGCCCATCGCTTCGAGCGCATCGGGCGCCCGCCCAATCGCGAGGAGGTCGACGTGGGGAAGATCGTGCACCGCGTGGCCGACTACTTCCGCGCCCGCGTGCCGTCGCTGGCGCACGCCGTCACCATCGAGACGTACATCCACGAAGGGCCGCTCGTTGCACAGGGCGATCCCGTCCTCATCGAATGGGTGCTCGAGGCGCTCATCAAGAATGCGATCGATGCGCTGGCCGGCAACGGCGGGCGCGTGCGCATTGGCGTGAAGCGCACGCCTGAGGCGATCAAGCTGATGGTGGCTGACGACGGCCCCGGCGTGCCGCGCGACCTCCGCAAGCGGATCTTCGAGGCCGGCTTCTCCACCAAGCAGCACGGATGGGGGCTTGGGCTCGCCCTCACGCGCCGCATCGTGGAAGAGTCGCACGGCGGGACGCTCAACCTTCTGCCGACGGACCGGGGCGCCGTCTTCCAGATTATCTTGCCCGCATGA
- a CDS encoding UvrD-helicase domain-containing protein — protein sequence MTSSIVPTDKMIAGLNPAQREAVLTVDGPLLVLAGAGSGKTRVLTTRIAHLIEHHGIEARQILAVTFTNKAAGEMRERIARLLGHEPSGMWVGTFHAIGARLVRAQAHLVGRTPAFTIYDEDDSLAVVKRVMERLKLNTKEHAPQSILASISDAKNALVSPDEYARLAMDVHSKVVADVYRNLEPAMRQANAVSFDDLLTLPVQLLEQHAALLEQYRRRFRYILVDEFQDTNRAQYRFVSLLGGAHGNVAVVGDDDQSIYGWRGADIRNILDFEKDFPRAHVVRLEENYRSTPQILALANAAISVNTERRGKTLRSTRPGGDPVSVVAALDERDEAEFVISEIQGRRFSARGRALKDFAILYRTNAQSRAMEEGLRRHGIPYRLIGSVRFYDRREIRDLMSYLKLVANPNDDEAFRRAIAVPRRGVGETSVETLGEAAYQARVSLLAAATDPQLLGGMRPAARTALADFAALVRRLRELAKESPVDEVLRELVESIRYAEHLRAEGPDSAERMENVRELITSAAETVIDDGGEVGLTPLDHFLQRATLVAGVDALDPTADAVVLMTLHNAKGLEFPVVFISGLEEGLFPLARSREEPALLEEERRLFYVGITRAEEVLFITHARSRRRNGEMLNSIPSSFVRDLPKEQVKSLATVRLRGSGLYGDDAVGRSSGSFGGSFGGGFGSSRRGDASRSGGDRRFGESAGRNDWFGDRPTPSERRPGTPVTRPTPRDVPAEEESQDAPLFAPGVRVKHAKFGEGTIAELSGSGRDAKVTIDFDDDTVGRKRLVVAYAGLERGVE from the coding sequence ATGACGTCGTCGATCGTCCCCACGGACAAGATGATCGCGGGTTTGAATCCTGCCCAACGCGAAGCGGTGCTGACGGTCGACGGACCGCTCCTGGTGCTGGCCGGCGCAGGGTCAGGGAAGACCCGCGTCCTCACCACGCGCATCGCGCACCTCATCGAGCATCACGGCATCGAGGCGCGCCAGATTCTCGCGGTCACCTTCACCAACAAGGCGGCTGGTGAGATGCGCGAGCGCATCGCGCGGTTGCTGGGGCACGAACCGTCGGGAATGTGGGTGGGGACCTTTCACGCGATCGGGGCGCGCCTCGTCCGTGCGCAGGCGCACCTCGTGGGGCGCACGCCGGCTTTCACGATTTATGACGAGGACGACTCGCTGGCGGTGGTGAAGCGTGTGATGGAGCGGCTCAAGCTCAACACGAAGGAACACGCGCCGCAGTCGATCCTCGCCTCGATCTCGGACGCGAAGAACGCACTCGTCTCGCCTGACGAGTATGCGCGCCTGGCCATGGACGTGCACAGCAAGGTCGTGGCCGACGTGTACCGCAACCTCGAACCGGCCATGCGCCAGGCCAACGCGGTCTCGTTCGACGACCTGCTCACGCTCCCCGTGCAGCTGCTGGAGCAGCACGCGGCACTCCTCGAGCAGTATCGCCGGCGCTTTCGCTACATCCTGGTAGACGAGTTCCAGGACACGAACCGCGCGCAGTACCGCTTCGTGTCCTTGTTAGGCGGTGCGCACGGCAATGTGGCCGTCGTGGGCGACGACGACCAGTCGATCTACGGCTGGCGCGGCGCCGACATCCGCAACATCCTCGACTTCGAGAAGGACTTTCCCCGGGCGCATGTGGTGCGCCTCGAGGAGAACTACCGCTCGACGCCGCAGATCCTTGCCCTGGCCAACGCCGCCATCTCGGTCAACACGGAGCGGCGCGGGAAGACGCTGCGCTCCACGCGCCCCGGCGGCGACCCCGTCTCGGTGGTCGCCGCGCTCGACGAGCGCGACGAGGCGGAGTTCGTGATCAGCGAAATCCAGGGGCGTCGCTTCAGTGCACGCGGGCGCGCGCTCAAGGACTTCGCCATCCTCTATCGCACCAACGCGCAAAGCCGCGCGATGGAGGAAGGGCTGCGTCGCCACGGGATCCCGTACCGCCTCATTGGCTCCGTGCGCTTCTACGACCGGCGCGAGATTCGCGACCTGATGTCGTACCTCAAGCTCGTCGCCAACCCCAATGATGACGAGGCCTTCCGTCGCGCCATCGCCGTACCTCGCCGCGGGGTGGGAGAGACCTCGGTCGAGACGCTGGGCGAGGCGGCGTACCAGGCGCGCGTCTCGCTCCTTGCCGCCGCTACCGATCCGCAGCTTCTTGGCGGAATGCGCCCGGCCGCGCGGACGGCGCTGGCGGACTTTGCGGCACTCGTCAGGCGGCTGCGCGAGCTGGCAAAGGAATCGCCGGTCGACGAGGTGCTGCGCGAACTGGTGGAGTCCATTCGCTACGCCGAGCACCTCCGCGCCGAAGGGCCCGACTCGGCCGAGCGCATGGAGAACGTGCGCGAACTCATCACGTCGGCGGCCGAGACGGTGATTGACGACGGCGGCGAGGTCGGGCTCACGCCGCTCGACCACTTCCTGCAGCGCGCCACGCTCGTCGCCGGCGTCGATGCGCTCGACCCCACCGCCGATGCCGTCGTGCTCATGACGCTGCATAACGCCAAGGGGCTCGAGTTCCCGGTCGTCTTCATTTCCGGTTTGGAGGAAGGGCTCTTCCCGCTGGCGCGCTCGCGCGAGGAACCGGCGCTGCTCGAGGAGGAACGCCGCCTCTTCTACGTGGGAATCACCCGCGCCGAGGAGGTGCTCTTCATCACGCACGCGCGTAGCCGGCGGCGCAACGGCGAGATGCTGAACTCCATCCCGTCGAGCTTCGTGCGCGACCTGCCAAAGGAACAGGTCAAGTCGCTCGCCACCGTTAGGCTGCGCGGCAGCGGCTTGTACGGCGACGACGCGGTGGGGCGCTCAAGCGGCTCCTTCGGCGGCTCCTTCGGCGGCGGCTTTGGCAGTTCGCGCCGTGGCGATGCGTCGCGCTCCGGCGGCGATCGTCGCTTTGGAGAGAGCGCCGGGCGCAACGACTGGTTTGGTGATCGCCCCACGCCATCCGAGCGCCGGCCCGGCACGCCGGTCACACGCCCCACGCCGCGCGACGTCCCCGCCGAGGAGGAGTCGCAGGACGCGCCGCTCTTTGCGCCAGGGGTTCGCGTAAAGCACGCGAAGTTCGGCGAGGGGACGATTGCCGAGCTGTCGGGGAGCGGCCGCGACGCCAAGGTCACGATCGACTTCGACGACGACACGGTGGGACGGAAACGCCTCGTGGTGGCATACGCCGGACTCGAACGCGGAGTGGAGTGA
- the gatC gene encoding Asp-tRNA(Asn)/Glu-tRNA(Gln) amidotransferase subunit GatC, with protein sequence MSVTNDDVRHIAALARLGLEPDRTELLARELTGILAHMDVLAAVDTSGVDLHARADGEGMPLRDDVVGSVALTRPRESFAPATRDGFFLVPRLATHEEAGDEAGDEA encoded by the coding sequence ATGTCGGTCACCAACGATGACGTGCGACACATTGCCGCCCTCGCGCGCCTGGGACTCGAGCCGGATCGCACTGAGCTGCTCGCGCGCGAGCTGACCGGGATCCTCGCGCACATGGACGTCCTCGCCGCCGTCGACACGTCGGGTGTGGACCTGCACGCGCGCGCCGACGGGGAAGGGATGCCGCTGCGCGACGACGTGGTCGGGTCGGTCGCGCTCACGCGCCCGCGCGAGTCGTTCGCTCCCGCCACGCGCGACGGCTTCTTCCTGGTGCCGCGCCTGGCAACGCACGAGGAGGCAGGAGACGAGGCAGGAGACGAGGCGTGA